In the genome of Osmerus mordax isolate fOsmMor3 chromosome 15, fOsmMor3.pri, whole genome shotgun sequence, one region contains:
- the LOC136957912 gene encoding uncharacterized protein: MSDEGKLFVGGLSFDTTEDSLAAAFSKYGNIDKVDVIRDKETGRSRGFGFVKYDNADDAKEALEDMNGKTVDGRTIRVDEAGKGGGRSGGGGGGGGYRGGSRGGGGYGGGGGYGGGGGYGGGGDRGYSGRSYDGGDRGYGGGGGDRGYGGGGGGYRSGGGGGYSSGGGGYRDNN; the protein is encoded by the coding sequence ATGTCCGACGAAGGAAAACTTTTCGTCGGTGGCCTGAGCTTCGACACAACCGAAGACTCTTTGGCGGCGGCTTTCTCCAAGTATGGAAACATAGATAAAGTTGATGTgatcagagacaaagagacaggaagGTCTCGTGGATTCGGCTTCGTCAAGTACGACAACGCCGATGACGCAAAGGAGGCGTTGGAAGACATGAACGGAAAAACCGTGGATGGCAGGACGATCCGCGTGGATGAAGCAGGAAAGGGTGGCGGCCgttcaggaggaggtggaggcggcGGTGGCTACAGAGGAGGATCCCGCGGCGGTGGTGGATATGGCGGCGGCGGAGGATATGGCGGCGGTGGCGGATATGGCGGTGGTGGAGATCGGGGATACAGCGGCAGGAGCTATGATGGAGGCGATCGGGGCTATGGCGGCGGCGGTGGAGATCGAGGCTATGGCGGCGGTGGTGGAGGCTAcaggagtggtggtggtggcgggtaTTCCTCCGGCGGCGGTGGCTACAGGGACAATAATTAG